AATTAGCTCTTTTATTTCGCTTTCGATGGGTTTAACTATTTTATCTACTACTTTACCGTCTTGAAGTTTGATTAATGTTGGAATTTCTGTTATGTCGTAGCGATTGGAAATACGTGTGTTTTTGTAAGTGTCTATCTTAACTAGTTTGGCGTCTAGATCTATGTTTTCTAATTTATTTGTCATTTCTATGCTTTCTTCGTTGGTAGGACTCCAAAAGGCTACTAATACGTCTTTTTGGGCTTCTAATACGTTTTCTTGCCAGTATTCTTCTTCTTCGATGTAACCTCCGGCGGCGGCTGCAGTTGTGGCTCCGTCAGCTGCGGCGGTTACAACTTGGCGTAAGAATTTCTCTCTTACGTCTCCGGCTGCATATACGCCTGGTAGGTTTGTTTCTAGTTTATCATCTGTTTTGATGTAGCCGTTATCTGTTAAGTCTACTGTTTCTTCTATAAAGTCTGTTCGTGGTACTCGACCGATGAAGATAAAGATTCCATCACATGAGAAGTCTGTTTTTTCGCCGGTTTTGATGTTTTTAAGTACTGCTGTATCTACTATGCCTTCGCC
Above is a genomic segment from Sporohalobacter salinus containing:
- a CDS encoding FAD-dependent oxidoreductase, translated to EDGFIKTVTTKDGNQYQAKSVIIATGAEPRRLGVKGEEEFKGKGVSYCATCDADFFVDLEVVVVGNGNSAIEEALYLTKFASKVTVIVIHEEGTMDADKIYQERAYANDKIEFVWNSTLEEVKGEGIVDTAVLKNIKTGEKTDFSCDGIFIFIGRVPRTDFIEETVDLTDNGYIKTDDKLETNLPGVYAAGDVREKFLRQVVTAAADGATTAAAAGGYIEEEEYWQENVLEAQKDVLVAFWSPTNEESIEMTNKLENIDLDAKLVKIDTYKNTRISNRYDITEIPTLIKLQDGKVVDKIVKPIESEIKELI